Proteins encoded within one genomic window of Bacillus thuringiensis:
- a CDS encoding class I SAM-dependent methyltransferase produces the protein MSILQRLIQQAKNPRGTIGSSMLCIMNAAHTRLTNWALQKVHIKTDAIILDIGCGGGKTIHTLSKRTPLGKIYGIDYSDQAVKNSIQTNIKDVQKQKVIVQQASVSSIPYNTNFFDLITAFQTHYFWPDVEQDIIEVFRVLQPNGSFLLVAETFKVQYHMEKWKTNEELINLFYKTGFTSVKCYEERGCLCVIGIK, from the coding sequence TTGAGCATTTTACAACGATTAATTCAGCAAGCAAAAAACCCACGCGGGACAATTGGTTCTTCCATGCTTTGTATTATGAACGCTGCACATACGAGACTCACAAATTGGGCATTACAGAAAGTACATATAAAGACAGATGCAATCATATTAGATATCGGTTGTGGCGGAGGTAAAACGATACACACTCTTTCAAAACGAACTCCACTTGGAAAAATATATGGGATTGATTACTCCGATCAAGCTGTAAAGAATTCTATACAGACGAATATAAAAGATGTTCAAAAACAAAAAGTCATTGTTCAACAAGCAAGCGTTTCTTCTATCCCTTACAATACAAACTTCTTCGATCTCATAACCGCTTTTCAAACACACTACTTTTGGCCTGATGTGGAACAAGATATAATAGAAGTATTTCGCGTCTTACAGCCGAATGGATCTTTTTTATTAGTAGCTGAAACTTTCAAAGTTCAATATCATATGGAGAAATGGAAAACAAATGAAGAATTAATAAACCTATTTTATAAAACAGGATTTACAAGTGTGAAATGCTACGAAGAAAGAGGGTGCCTTTGTGTAATAGGAATTAAGTAA
- a CDS encoding TcaA 3rd/4th domain-containing protein, translating to MNVCTKCGTQFEEGVQFCQNCGMKRGSPVVKKNMSGGAKVGITLLALFVIAVVGLYLYGSSYYKQSAQVDRMITILQEQDGEKLAEIVTADDPSVVVTRESLMPLFSYVKENPSYVNELKEHLRIDKKQGNGIERTDFSLTKDGKYFFLFDRYKLKAKTYYTTLLSNEKGAALKMNGKEIDKTDDKKFEKQYGPFLPGTQVFQAEYKNDYVKLSREEKVVLMKQGQNNVTIDLTLQGQYITVQTNVPGATLYVNQKPVTALVGEEITWGPVATDGSATIYLERNGENGRETTKVETVTAFPSYNLPFQKKSSEKTVVYNVTPPATTRYVYNGFIFPDSDIRKLTSADLAYLSKEQLKIARNEIYARHGHMFQTKDMQAYFSKQSWYRENPYFAGKLTDIESYNVELIKSRE from the coding sequence ATGAATGTATGTACAAAGTGTGGGACTCAGTTTGAAGAAGGTGTGCAATTTTGTCAAAACTGTGGGATGAAGAGGGGAAGTCCTGTAGTAAAGAAGAACATGAGTGGTGGTGCAAAGGTTGGCATTACGCTGTTAGCCCTATTTGTTATAGCAGTTGTCGGACTCTATTTGTATGGATCATCGTATTATAAGCAGTCGGCACAAGTAGACCGGATGATTACGATTTTACAAGAGCAGGACGGGGAGAAGTTAGCTGAGATTGTTACAGCAGATGATCCGTCTGTTGTTGTAACGCGAGAGAGTCTAATGCCACTCTTTTCGTATGTAAAAGAAAATCCATCCTACGTGAATGAATTGAAAGAACATTTGAGGATAGATAAAAAACAAGGGAACGGAATCGAAAGAACAGACTTTTCGTTAACGAAAGACGGAAAGTATTTCTTTTTATTTGATCGGTATAAATTGAAAGCAAAGACGTATTATACGACGTTGCTTTCAAATGAAAAAGGTGCAGCTTTAAAAATGAACGGAAAAGAAATTGATAAAACAGATGACAAAAAGTTTGAGAAGCAATATGGACCGTTTCTTCCGGGAACTCAAGTGTTTCAAGCAGAATATAAAAATGACTATGTGAAACTATCACGTGAAGAAAAGGTTGTACTTATGAAACAAGGTCAAAATAACGTAACGATAGATTTAACGTTGCAAGGTCAATATATTACTGTCCAAACGAACGTGCCTGGGGCAACATTGTACGTGAATCAAAAGCCAGTTACAGCGCTGGTTGGAGAAGAAATTACGTGGGGGCCTGTAGCGACTGATGGAAGTGCGACGATTTATTTAGAACGAAATGGAGAAAATGGAAGGGAAACGACGAAGGTAGAAACGGTAACGGCATTTCCTTCGTATAATCTTCCATTCCAGAAGAAGAGCTCGGAAAAAACAGTTGTTTACAATGTTACTCCGCCAGCTACGACTCGGTATGTATATAATGGCTTTATCTTCCCTGATAGTGATATTCGAAAACTAACGAGTGCAGACTTAGCATATTTATCGAAAGAACAGTTGAAAATAGCGAGAAACGAAATATACGCAAGACATGGACATATGTTTCAAACGAAAGACATGCAAGCGTATTTTTCAAAGCAGTCTTGGTATAGAGAAAATCCATATTTTGCAGGAAAGCTAACGGATATTGAATCTTATAATGTTGAACTAATCAAATCAAGAGAATAG
- a CDS encoding thioredoxin family protein — protein sequence MKKMILFSLVIISILAGIFFVQKGNKNQKLEVSKLQDGNYYQNSIPIKQLKADLINNEKHVIYFYKEGCLYCEQVSPIIVPMAKDKNIPMKVINLGEYPIEEWDNFRIEAVPTIVEYRNGKEKNRIEGAHSETSYKEWFNSIR from the coding sequence ATGAAAAAAATGATACTGTTTAGTCTTGTAATCATTTCAATTCTGGCTGGTATATTTTTTGTGCAAAAAGGGAATAAAAATCAGAAACTTGAAGTTAGTAAGCTACAGGACGGGAATTATTATCAAAATTCGATTCCAATTAAACAACTAAAGGCAGACCTAATTAATAATGAAAAGCATGTTATATATTTTTATAAGGAAGGTTGCCTATACTGTGAGCAAGTTAGCCCAATTATTGTACCAATGGCAAAAGATAAAAATATCCCAATGAAAGTAATAAATTTAGGGGAATACCCTATAGAGGAGTGGGATAATTTTAGGATAGAAGCAGTCCCTACAATCGTTGAGTATAGAAACGGGAAAGAAAAAAATAGAATTGAGGGAGCGCACAGTGAAACATCTTATAAAGAATGGTTTAATAGTATAAGATAA
- a CDS encoding zinc ribbon domain-containing protein — protein MKCPACHTENATEAKFCGNCGHSLTEGAVASSAQEEGEQQARVAPAKEARPNETVEQAKRFASGYFQFFKNAFKSPSAIMKSGNIEVRNGIVSLVLICFLGACLFYRMMSAAAAVTRTFAPDISTPTFFLDTVTVFLFLLILTLFVGFIIFVSGKMMKASFSFLEVFGIWGTIATPAIAILVLSFLFSFLLIFFLPILLGLATTYMGISIIVAIVKLDNGGLDPIYTLLIANVLIGIATFIVLWSYISTIIQTFTQGITGF, from the coding sequence ATGAAATGTCCGGCGTGTCATACAGAAAATGCAACAGAGGCAAAGTTTTGCGGGAATTGTGGACATTCGTTAACGGAGGGAGCAGTAGCGAGTAGTGCACAGGAAGAAGGTGAGCAACAGGCACGCGTAGCACCAGCAAAGGAAGCTCGACCAAATGAAACGGTAGAGCAAGCGAAGCGATTTGCAAGTGGCTATTTTCAGTTCTTTAAAAATGCTTTTAAATCACCATCGGCCATTATGAAAAGTGGGAATATTGAAGTGCGAAATGGAATTGTAAGTCTTGTTCTTATTTGTTTTTTAGGAGCCTGTCTTTTTTATAGAATGATGAGTGCTGCAGCAGCTGTTACGAGAACATTTGCACCAGATATATCTACTCCTACATTCTTTTTGGACACTGTAACGGTCTTTTTATTTTTATTAATTTTAACTTTATTTGTCGGATTTATTATTTTTGTAAGCGGTAAGATGATGAAAGCATCTTTTTCGTTTCTTGAAGTATTCGGTATATGGGGAACGATAGCAACGCCAGCTATTGCTATATTAGTTCTTTCTTTTCTGTTTAGCTTTTTATTAATCTTTTTCTTACCAATCTTATTAGGGTTGGCTACAACGTATATGGGAATTAGTATCATTGTCGCTATAGTAAAACTAGATAACGGCGGATTAGATCCTATTTATACACTTCTTATCGCAAATGTTTTAATCGGAATTGCAACATTTATTGTACTGTGGTCTTACATTAGCACGATAATTCAAACCTTTACACAGGGAATAACTGGCTTCTAA
- a CDS encoding DUF2599 domain-containing protein translates to MKSLKVFTTGVVLATSFATFNNAVNAGVQNTNQKFIDIESIDKWVGENQLVAEEGNVFGVGKPSLQRKPVNTYSKGDTLDYKIEKKGNSIEQTITLAPEDTNATIKIPFDFQDGEYIQLIKDEYGNFNGAGNVYNKENESIALLYTPQIKSELGATIHAEVSEGNVLQLHVEASEAKEPVTVAMKASVKYYKDYFSGAKWITRDGMISLSITHKPYLTSGKNNAEVLSRRHDSWVKLKAVHSGNSKWKNESGLKKQYDCHHDTIGSKKNPWNIEPSRPNVSYPQTLLAACNPS, encoded by the coding sequence ATGAAAAGTTTAAAAGTTTTTACAACAGGTGTTGTATTGGCTACTTCATTTGCAACATTTAATAATGCGGTAAATGCAGGAGTACAAAATACAAATCAGAAATTTATCGATATAGAATCTATTGATAAATGGGTTGGAGAAAACCAATTAGTAGCTGAGGAAGGAAATGTATTTGGAGTAGGAAAGCCGAGTTTGCAACGAAAACCAGTAAATACTTATTCTAAAGGTGATACACTAGATTATAAGATCGAAAAGAAGGGTAATAGTATTGAGCAAACAATTACTTTAGCGCCTGAAGATACGAACGCTACTATTAAAATTCCATTTGACTTCCAAGATGGAGAGTATATTCAACTTATTAAAGATGAATACGGCAACTTCAATGGCGCTGGTAACGTTTATAATAAAGAAAATGAATCAATTGCTTTATTATATACGCCACAAATAAAATCTGAACTAGGTGCTACAATCCATGCAGAAGTTTCTGAAGGGAATGTGTTGCAGTTACATGTGGAAGCTAGTGAAGCAAAGGAACCAGTTACAGTGGCTATGAAAGCAAGTGTAAAATATTACAAAGATTATTTCTCAGGTGCTAAGTGGATAACGCGTGATGGTATGATATCACTAAGCATTACGCATAAACCATATTTAACATCTGGAAAAAACAATGCAGAAGTTCTTTCGAGAAGGCATGATAGTTGGGTTAAGTTAAAAGCTGTTCATTCTGGAAATAGTAAATGGAAGAATGAATCAGGATTAAAGAAACAGTATGATTGTCATCATGATACCATTGGTAGTAAGAAAAACCCTTGGAATATTGAACCAAGTAGGCCAAATGTAAGTTATCCACAGACGCTTTTAGCAGCCTGCAATCCAAGTTAA
- a CDS encoding L-lactate permease, which produces MAILLALIPIMMIFICLFLLKQTSLRSSLIAYVVSVGIVLLSSTFQLGISETVHATIKGWLICFIVGYVLFFGIFLFHLMNKMGYIDQVAGFLEEVTHDRLLQMLLMCFGICPLIESVSGFGIGFMVAAPIFLSLGYKPFQAVLLSFIGLLASSWGAMATGTIIGSQLINMPLTTLGTNTALLSIPMFAYFVILSLHVVGGWQAVIEKWKEGFGFFLLFSFGIYLSNAYVSVELAGILSSIVTITFGFLIIKLKGKNEQNLITEHAAATEREVSILKIISPYIFLTVCILLSRLVPALHDVFRSYAVLDLKSYSYKLEMLYSPGFWLGMTCLFTIIFFRIPSHIMKQSLSQTIKQWIPFAITTTMFIAISELMGASGMHALLAKTAGDTFGTFFVFVAPFIGGIGGFLTGSNAGSNAMFIKLQMQTAQNVALPWQYVTTLQNTASSVATIACPSRITLGAYLCNIPYRENELLKKTTLMIFGAVLLVVIEVLFWYMLRN; this is translated from the coding sequence ATGGCCATATTGTTGGCACTTATCCCAATTATGATGATTTTCATTTGTTTATTTTTATTGAAACAAACGTCATTAAGGTCTTCTTTAATTGCTTACGTTGTATCTGTTGGAATCGTTTTACTCTCGTCAACATTTCAACTAGGGATAAGTGAAACTGTGCATGCAACGATTAAAGGTTGGTTAATTTGTTTTATTGTCGGGTACGTTTTATTTTTCGGTATTTTTTTATTTCACCTCATGAACAAAATGGGGTACATCGACCAAGTAGCAGGTTTTCTAGAAGAAGTTACGCATGATCGTTTATTACAAATGCTTCTTATGTGTTTTGGTATTTGCCCACTAATTGAATCAGTAAGTGGATTCGGGATCGGCTTTATGGTTGCAGCACCTATTTTTCTTTCATTAGGTTATAAACCGTTCCAAGCTGTACTGCTCTCGTTTATCGGCTTACTAGCTAGTTCATGGGGGGCAATGGCAACTGGTACGATTATCGGTTCGCAGCTTATCAATATGCCTCTTACAACACTCGGTACAAATACAGCGCTATTAAGTATCCCGATGTTTGCTTATTTCGTCATTCTTTCTTTACATGTTGTTGGTGGCTGGCAGGCCGTTATTGAAAAGTGGAAGGAAGGATTCGGTTTCTTTCTATTATTTTCTTTCGGAATCTATCTTTCTAACGCATACGTAAGCGTAGAATTAGCAGGTATATTAAGTTCTATCGTTACCATTACATTTGGATTTCTTATCATTAAATTAAAGGGCAAAAACGAACAAAATCTAATAACAGAACATGCTGCGGCAACGGAAAGAGAAGTATCTATTCTAAAAATTATTAGCCCTTATATATTCTTAACTGTTTGTATTTTACTTTCTCGCCTCGTACCAGCATTGCATGATGTATTCAGATCATATGCAGTCCTTGATTTAAAATCATACTCTTACAAATTAGAAATGCTGTATTCACCAGGATTTTGGCTCGGTATGACTTGTTTATTTACAATCATTTTCTTCCGTATTCCATCTCATATTATGAAACAATCACTCTCGCAAACGATAAAACAATGGATTCCATTTGCGATTACAACGACAATGTTTATCGCCATTTCAGAACTAATGGGTGCATCTGGCATGCATGCATTACTGGCAAAAACAGCTGGTGACACATTTGGAACATTTTTCGTTTTCGTTGCTCCGTTCATCGGCGGAATCGGTGGCTTTTTAACAGGTAGTAATGCAGGATCAAATGCGATGTTCATAAAACTACAAATGCAAACGGCGCAAAATGTAGCACTCCCGTGGCAATACGTCACAACATTGCAAAACACCGCATCATCAGTAGCGACAATCGCTTGCCCGTCACGTATTACGCTAGGCGCGTATTTATGTAACATCCCGTATCGTGAAAATGAACTATTAAAGAAGACAACGTTAATGATCTTTGGCGCGGTGTTACTTGTAGTGATAGAGGTGCTTTTTTGGTATATGTTGAGAAATTAA
- a CDS encoding DUF3908 family protein gives MAINMKTIEEWIAESNARHEEDFGNVVEEMKEVCVGLDNATLIYTKNVFCFGKKVEVLFFFQDHVVIGQEKDEYVEIEKLKYEAITHSNLKTNDKNTTLELKFANGQSINLDSLNDNYGTKNWLFARQIKSIFKLI, from the coding sequence ATGGCAATTAACATGAAAACAATTGAAGAATGGATTGCTGAATCAAACGCAAGACATGAAGAAGACTTTGGAAACGTTGTGGAAGAGATGAAAGAAGTATGTGTCGGACTTGATAATGCGACATTAATTTATACGAAAAATGTATTTTGTTTCGGTAAGAAAGTAGAAGTATTGTTCTTCTTCCAAGACCATGTCGTGATCGGACAAGAAAAAGATGAATATGTTGAAATCGAAAAATTAAAGTATGAAGCAATTACACATAGCAACTTAAAAACAAATGACAAAAATACAACGTTAGAATTAAAGTTTGCTAATGGACAATCTATCAATTTAGATAGTTTAAATGATAACTACGGTACGAAAAATTGGTTATTCGCGAGACAAATTAAGAGTATTTTTAAGTTAATCTAG
- a CDS encoding DUF2278 family protein has translation MPLKNYGVLKGTVIQSKIGKGKTPHYQVHLQGEAEVDYRIAINVKSQSYPSEVLYFASDNIRSEAIHILPTLPFGFTEVKNNEPKVALDYVRGNLFDSKQMIPLPAEKAGVDNDLNEKIERYIKRAIEEKAIIYAFGERWGPEEDTPDSYFHFEPGNGIHDIHMNQGNVEKWKGDNGIWQDGGILIHFEKEEKWIGIFLAFQSQSWCTDEEGHARVPVEHCDYKRNK, from the coding sequence ATGCCCTTAAAAAACTATGGTGTGTTAAAAGGTACTGTTATACAATCTAAGATTGGAAAAGGGAAAACTCCTCATTATCAAGTTCATTTACAAGGCGAAGCAGAAGTAGATTATCGTATTGCCATTAACGTGAAATCGCAAAGTTACCCTTCAGAAGTTTTATATTTTGCGAGCGACAATATTCGGTCAGAGGCGATTCATATTTTACCGACATTACCATTTGGTTTTACGGAAGTAAAAAATAATGAACCGAAAGTGGCTCTAGATTATGTAAGAGGAAATCTATTTGACTCAAAACAAATGATTCCTTTACCTGCTGAAAAAGCAGGGGTAGATAATGATTTAAATGAAAAAATAGAACGTTATATAAAACGGGCAATAGAAGAAAAAGCAATTATTTACGCGTTTGGTGAAAGATGGGGACCAGAAGAAGATACACCTGATTCTTACTTTCATTTCGAACCAGGAAACGGGATACACGATATTCATATGAATCAAGGAAATGTAGAGAAATGGAAGGGTGATAATGGTATATGGCAAGACGGAGGCATACTCATTCACTTTGAAAAGGAAGAAAAATGGATCGGTATCTTTCTTGCATTCCAGTCACAGTCATGGTGTACCGATGAAGAGGGACATGCTCGTGTTCCGGTTGAACATTGTGATTATAAGAGGAATAAGTGA
- a CDS encoding GNAT family N-acetyltransferase produces the protein MFVTLQTVQESEKEILRNLYALYLHDLSTFTPNITIEANGFFEYEDLHMFWENDGITPYFIKAENCIVGFLLLLERPFLKKENDFGINDIFILNQYKGKGIGKQVIENLLKEKRGQYFVIELVKNIPAVSFWKKVYRELNIEFDEKTQLIDDEECLVQTFKI, from the coding sequence ATGTTTGTAACACTTCAAACAGTTCAAGAATCAGAAAAAGAAATATTACGTAATTTGTACGCACTATATCTTCATGACCTCTCTACATTCACTCCTAATATAACGATTGAGGCAAATGGATTTTTTGAATACGAAGATTTGCACATGTTTTGGGAAAATGACGGAATCACTCCGTATTTTATAAAAGCTGAAAATTGTATTGTAGGATTTTTATTATTGTTGGAACGCCCGTTTTTGAAGAAGGAAAACGACTTTGGTATTAATGACATTTTCATATTGAATCAGTACAAAGGAAAAGGAATTGGTAAACAAGTTATTGAGAATTTACTAAAAGAGAAACGGGGGCAATATTTCGTTATCGAACTTGTGAAAAATATACCAGCAGTTTCTTTTTGGAAGAAAGTATATAGGGAGCTAAACATCGAATTTGATGAAAAAACACAGTTAATCGATGATGAAGAATGCCTCGTTCAAACGTTTAAAATATAA
- a CDS encoding CoA-disulfide reductase produces the protein MNYVIIGGDAAGMSAAMQIVRNDENANVVTLEKGEIYSYAQCGLPYVISGAIASTEKLIARNVKTFRDKYGIDAKVRHEVTKVDMEKKMVYAEHTKTKDVFEFPYDRLLIATGVRPVMPEWEGRDLQGVHLLKTIPDAERILKTLETNKVEDVTIIGGGAIGLEMAETFVELGKKVRMIERNDHIGTIYDADMAEYIHKEADKHHIEILTNENVKAFKGNERVEAVETDKGTYKADLVLVSVGVKPNTDFLEGTNIRTNHKGAIEVNAYMQTNVQDVYAAGDCATHYHVIKRIHDHIPLGTTANKQGRLAGLNMLDKRRAFKGTLGTGIIKFMNLTLARTGLNEKEAKGLHIPYKTVKVDSTNMAGYYPNAKPLYLKLLYRSDTKQLLGGQVIGEEGVDKRIDVIAMALFNKMSIHELEDVDLSYAPPYNSVWDPIQQAARRAE, from the coding sequence GTGAACTATGTCATTATTGGCGGAGATGCAGCTGGTATGAGTGCAGCGATGCAAATTGTTAGAAACGATGAGAATGCAAATGTTGTGACGTTAGAAAAAGGTGAAATTTATTCGTACGCTCAGTGTGGATTACCGTATGTCATTAGTGGTGCTATCGCTTCAACGGAAAAGTTAATCGCGCGTAATGTAAAGACGTTTCGAGATAAATATGGAATTGATGCGAAAGTACGACATGAAGTAACGAAAGTAGATATGGAAAAGAAAATGGTGTACGCAGAGCATACGAAGACGAAAGATGTTTTTGAATTTCCGTACGATCGATTATTAATTGCGACTGGAGTGCGTCCTGTTATGCCAGAATGGGAAGGTCGAGATTTGCAAGGTGTTCATCTTTTAAAAACAATTCCGGATGCTGAGCGTATATTAAAAACGTTAGAAACGAATAAAGTTGAAGATGTAACGATTATTGGCGGCGGTGCGATTGGACTGGAGATGGCAGAAACATTCGTCGAACTTGGTAAGAAAGTAAGAATGATTGAGCGAAATGATCATATCGGTACGATTTATGATGCAGATATGGCGGAGTATATACATAAAGAAGCAGATAAACATCATATTGAAATTTTAACGAATGAAAATGTAAAGGCGTTTAAAGGAAATGAACGAGTAGAAGCAGTTGAAACAGATAAAGGTACATATAAAGCGGATCTTGTTTTAGTATCTGTTGGAGTGAAGCCAAATACTGATTTTCTTGAAGGAACAAATATACGTACAAATCATAAAGGGGCAATTGAAGTAAATGCATATATGCAAACGAATGTGCAAGACGTATATGCAGCTGGTGATTGCGCAACACATTACCACGTTATAAAGAGAATTCATGATCATATCCCGCTCGGAACGACTGCTAATAAACAAGGTCGACTTGCTGGACTGAATATGCTTGATAAACGAAGAGCCTTTAAAGGAACGTTAGGTACAGGCATTATTAAATTTATGAATTTGACGCTTGCAAGAACAGGCTTAAATGAAAAAGAAGCGAAAGGGCTGCATATCCCGTATAAAACAGTCAAAGTAGATTCGACAAATATGGCGGGCTATTATCCAAATGCCAAACCACTTTATTTGAAATTACTCTATCGTTCTGACACGAAACAATTGTTAGGCGGACAAGTAATTGGAGAAGAAGGCGTAGATAAACGTATTGATGTAATCGCGATGGCACTTTTCAATAAAATGAGCATTCACGAGTTAGAAGATGTCGATTTAAGTTACGCACCACCATATAACAGCGTTTGGGATCCAATTCAGCAAGCGGCAAGACGAGCGGAATAG
- a CDS encoding SagB family peptide dehydrogenase codes for MQLDNFLHHLHFSIDEIMPNHEVDWEDAPLPYKIYRNVPIIPLSLEIPLSLPNPSTTPTLEEIGHYLWYSFGLTQLCQLNSEKILFRRSIPSGGALYPNELYIYLKIDDYPDGIYHYDAAHHRLVLLREGNFDSYITEALGNRCNLHSCFGAAFISTMFWKNYFKYNNFSYRLQGLDSGVLIGQLLACAKQFGYTNGVYFQFLDRAMNHLLGLSEGEESVYAVVPLSTEPQTNWFHNDYCENKTVTSHELLQQIPPLAHEHFVRSKHVNEYPMITKINEASMVESTAHFQTLHHEEHYQHHAHAVQLPQVERLSYDFLQLCKERYSPDADFTLTKWDAAELATLLQEASLSFPYYNDLDGQYVNENARVSLYGCFYNVKDIENGAYSYNSKNHSIQPLRYGDLRYPLQSSMTMDNVNLFQVPLCLHVVGKKDYYTNALGYRGYRIHQMEAGILVHKLVFAATAMGMGGHPLLSFDTNSCDQLYGIDAGNETSLIQIPVGAYRARNWLKGDLRI; via the coding sequence ATGCAGCTAGATAATTTTTTACATCATCTCCATTTTTCTATTGATGAAATTATGCCGAATCATGAAGTGGATTGGGAAGATGCACCGCTTCCTTATAAAATATATCGAAATGTACCTATCATTCCTCTCTCTTTAGAAATCCCATTATCTTTACCTAACCCTTCTACTACACCTACTTTGGAGGAAATTGGTCATTATCTTTGGTATTCATTTGGTTTAACACAATTGTGCCAGCTAAATAGCGAGAAAATTTTATTCCGAAGATCTATCCCTTCAGGCGGCGCTTTATATCCAAATGAATTGTATATATATTTAAAGATTGATGATTATCCAGACGGCATTTACCATTACGACGCCGCGCATCACCGGCTTGTTTTACTTCGTGAAGGGAATTTTGATTCTTATATTACAGAAGCACTTGGCAATCGTTGTAACTTACATTCTTGTTTTGGTGCTGCATTCATATCCACTATGTTTTGGAAAAACTACTTTAAATACAATAACTTTTCGTATCGGCTTCAAGGGTTAGATAGTGGTGTTCTCATCGGTCAATTACTTGCATGTGCCAAACAATTTGGTTACACAAATGGCGTATATTTTCAGTTTCTAGACCGGGCAATGAATCATTTACTCGGACTGTCAGAAGGCGAAGAAAGTGTGTATGCTGTTGTTCCTTTAAGTACAGAACCACAAACTAATTGGTTTCACAATGATTACTGTGAAAATAAAACAGTTACTTCTCATGAGTTGTTACAGCAAATTCCGCCGCTCGCACACGAACATTTCGTTCGCTCAAAACATGTAAATGAATATCCAATGATAACAAAAATAAATGAAGCTTCTATGGTTGAATCGACAGCACACTTCCAAACACTACATCATGAAGAGCACTATCAACATCATGCGCACGCTGTACAGTTGCCGCAAGTAGAACGGTTATCTTATGATTTCTTACAACTTTGCAAAGAACGGTATTCCCCTGATGCTGACTTTACTCTAACAAAATGGGATGCAGCCGAGCTCGCTACTTTACTACAAGAAGCTAGTCTCTCCTTCCCTTATTACAACGACCTTGATGGTCAGTATGTAAATGAAAATGCACGGGTCTCATTATATGGATGTTTTTATAACGTAAAAGATATAGAAAACGGCGCTTATTCTTATAACAGCAAAAATCATTCCATACAGCCACTTCGATATGGAGACCTTCGTTATCCCCTTCAATCCAGTATGACGATGGATAACGTAAATCTTTTTCAAGTACCGCTTTGCCTACATGTAGTCGGAAAGAAAGATTACTATACAAATGCATTAGGCTATAGAGGATACCGTATTCACCAAATGGAAGCTGGTATACTCGTTCATAAACTCGTTTTTGCAGCGACCGCGATGGGGATGGGCGGGCATCCTTTACTTAGTTTTGATACAAATTCATGTGATCAGTTGTACGGGATAGATGCTGGAAATGAAACGTCACTTATTCAAATTCCTGTTGGAGCGTATCGAGCGCGGAATTGGTTAAAAGGGGATTTACGTATTTAG